The region GGAGTCCGCGGTTGCAACCGCCAACCGCGCATCtctagtgtacacacacacacacacttgttgcaGGTTTTTTTCTAAACATAATCCTGCATAATCAATTAGGGTGTAAAGCCAGGCCCTGTGGACAAGATGGCTGTGCTATCGGCAAAACCTAAATgtagaaccacaacaacagagGGTGTAGGGTATAAGCTGAGAATTGTATAATGATTTCATAAGCTACATGAATGTTTGAATGAAAACTATAtgccgtattggtccgaatataagacgaccctgattataagacgaccccccgtttttcagcacaaacatttagaaaaaaagatttgcagaccagatttgcagaacaaagaacagtgaattaaacacttgttatattaatgacaataataataatgccagtaaaggccacggcactttcaaggcaaaatatgtacagtatgattaaaaattaatatcaagcaataatcaagcaacattgggaacatttttaactaacatagaaaaatacaggccacatatttaactaaacttaactaaaattcgccaaacttctcctccgatctctctctatcgctcacacacgtcctctgccccgctgtgtttgctctcgctgtcatcgctccccagctgctccgcttctgacgtattcaaaaactctccggtcaacctcactgaaacggccactttgaggaccacggtaggatttgcgctgactgttgacgtctttgagacgttattttggtgctcgccatcttcttacgttacactccgtgaccccaaacttcttggcagcttggcagttgttacttgactctgccttattgacaaccattattttaaaattggcatcatagctcctccgctgttgttgattgacctgacccacttttgagccacttgtctctaatggtctttaaacaccggtaacggtctggttgttaaggacgctggactacttcttcccggaaccaatttctggcgcaacctgcggccgcgaatgtgtattgacatttaaagggagaggcgaagaagagaaactgcgctctgaatactagaccccgaatataagacgacccaactttttcagacctatttcgaggggaaaaaaggctgtcttatattcggaccaatacggtacaccCTGATATAAAGCAAGTTGTATTATCCACACAGGAGCACACTCTACAAAGCCCTCCATGGGGACCTTCCTGATCTCTCTGTCCTCCGGGTGACAGAGGCCTATAGGGATTTTGGTGCAGCTGAAGCACCAATGATTTGCAGCATGGGCATCAGCAGTGACATTTCACTGGTTGACTCTGCCCTTGGCAAGGTCCAAGTTGGTAGTCCCCAGTCTTACCAGCAGCCAGCAACAGCAAGCAATGACCTCTCCTTCCATGTTGCTCCACCACGTCCATCTCTGCCTCTGTTTGGGTACCAACTGCAGCCATCCTCTTGCATGTTAGTGTGTACAGCACCAGAACAgctacatttaaagagtttggAGGTCACCTGGGATATGGCCCACAAGTTTGAGTGTGCAACCAGAGAGCAAAGTACATGCAGTGTTTGGCTCAGCTAAGGAGGCCTAGGCTGACTGCATCAAATTTCCGAGAGATATGCCATGTCAGAGGTAGCTCTGAAGGGGGATTAGCTGACCGAATATTACGAGGTACCCGTCAGACAGCAGCCATGAAAAGGGGGCTCGAATTGGAGGCAGATGCTATCTGGGAATATTGCCAAATGAAGAGGGTCAACCACTACCCCTGTGGTTTTGTAATCCACCCAGACACCCCTTGGCTTGGGGCATCTCCAGATGGCTTGGTGTATGACCCTTCAGAGCCATGTCCCTTTGGTCTGATAGAAATGAAGTGCCCAAATGTTAAAAGTTATGTTGACTGCCCTTACCTCAAAATGACATCAGGCAAATTATCATTGAAGAAAACACATGCGTATTACTGGCAAGTGCAGGGACAAATGCTAATAACTGGCATGAATTGGTGTGATTTTGTCATTTCAACAGAAGAAGACATGCTAATTGAGAGAGTATTTAGAGATAGTGAAGTACTGgaggtgatgagagagagagtagacagGTTTTATTTCCATGTTTACTTACAGAAATGTCTGTAATGTTGACAAACAAGGTTTTGTAAATACACATTAATTGATTATACGTACTTCACTGTTTGGTTGTTCATTTTTTGGTTTTGGGTAGGGGGGACGTATCGCTTTAACACCTAGACTTGGGCATAATAGCATGTTCCAATATTGAGATGATATTCCAGTCCAATATTGTTTGGtatgtaaatatattaaagGTGTATGAAGTGAATATGTTAATAAATATAGTGTAACTTAGTAGAAAGATAGCACTTTGGCCAAAGACCAAAATAGAGTTTAAAACTATACAATTAATGAAAACTAGTATGCCGACACCTGGCGACACCGGAAGTTCGCTTCTAGAGTTGTGCACAGAGCCTATTGAGTGTTTTTAACAAAGTTCAAGATAGTCGTAAATAATAGGTTGTTGAGGCAAATTTGTTCATCATTAGGATATGCATGTGTGAACAAAGTTTCATGACTCTAAGTTAAAGCGGAGATATGtttgttcaaagtttgcatTTTTGGACAGTTGCTATAGTGCGACCTTTGGGCCAATCAGTTAAATATTAAGTCAGTAAGTAAAGTAAATGTTAATCTTGAGTCAGCCTCTAAATCTGTAGTAAGTTTCATAAAAAGCGTGGGAGCGGTTTAGGCTGTGTAAGTCAAATGTGgcgctataataataataataataaaaccaaCAATTACAATTGGTTACCTTCGCACTTTGTGCTTGGCACTaataaatctcttcacgggcgcagccatttttgttgaggaCATCATCACTGCCCTCGGTCTACTCCCAGAATTCCGAGAGATTAAGACAAAAAGGGATCGTGCCTctgagaaatgccgcaagaaagctgggaaaTTTCCCGACTTCCGACTCGGAAGAATGGAGgaatctggaacacaccattaggCGAGGAGGTGCAGCATTGTGTATGATTAAAAACATTCAGCCATCATTAGCATGCACAATTCGAATTACCAAATTATGGAGATTATGTTATCCAGGATTTTGCAGTGTTGATATTGGCGTGTTTTTTTATCATGAATTCTAAGAGCGTTTTTATATAATGATTCGAGCGGCAAGTGGTCTCAAGGTTGTTTTACCTGCTTGAGACCAACTTATCATATAGTAGGAAAATATGTGGAAATATACGGAAAATATGGAACTAAGAAAAGTACTAAAACACAAAGAGTAGGCTGCAATGTTTTGCAGAATATGTCATGCCGTCCACTTCTGCCATGTAGTGGGGCCAGTCTCTCATCATCTATTCATCTCCTGTGCTCTACACACCAGCCAGCATCCTCCATCAGAACACAGTATTTCTACCCAGACAGTTCTGGGTCTGTCCCAACACTCTCCCTCAGACAAGAAGTTGCATCTGTTCGCCTTCTTTACTCTAAGGCTTACCCCCCTTGAGCGAAACTACGATGTGGGCAACCGGGAGCTACTGCCATTGAAATTGGCGATGGAGGAGTGGTGCCACTGGTGGAAGGGGACCAAGCAGCCCTTTATCGTTTGACGGACCACTCAAACTTCTTACATTCAGTCCGCCAAGAGGCTGAACTCCCGACAGGCGAGGTAAGCCTTGTTCTTTGGTCGCTTTAATACTAGGCAGGGGACCCCTGCATGAACCCTGAGCCCATTCTGCCTCCCTTTTGTCTTATCGTtactagtgttggctcgttagttcgcgaaccggttcgaatgaacgagtctttaggacgaacgaaccgaactggtttgtttctctcgttcgtctcgttcaccattcgattcaccggaaactcgactcaACGACCATCACTCCTATTCTTCAACAGCTACACTGGCTACCTGTCCAACACCACATTCATTTTAAGATTCTTATCCTCAGTTTCAAGGCCCTTCCTAAACTCGCTCCTCCATACCTCTCTGAGCTCCTCCAGCCTTACACTCGTtcctggatagatgagcaacgtttgctataGTCCACTGGGTAAGCTGGTAGACTGATTTATCAGACACACATCtcgtggacacgcccacctgtgatgtcataaggggccgatttccaaaacggcttgtaacggctaatcacaccacaactggtggcatgtcatgggacctttaaaacctCCATAAAACTCACCTGTTCCGACTGGCCTATCACCCTTAACTTAACACACTTAATTTAATGAATGTTTCATTGTTTaatttaaaaatgtgtttgctttctttttaaaattgtattttgcTTGTCTTAATTTGAAGGCGCCCTTGAGAGTTTTTGAAAGGCGCCCTgatatgaaatgtattattattactcagGAGAGAGGCCTTAAAGGGAAATGATACAAAAGACGTGTTCGAAATGCTGAAATTGGTTTGGCAGAAATtaacagtgtgagaataattAGTGGTATTCTTTTACATCAAGGCACGTTtgagaacctaaaaccctgtttctcccagttgacacgacaacacataaccggcgttatcagaaatctccacttcgGTCTGAGAttttagaaataatcgttttcgtgtaaatgagaggccaaaccgagTGGAAATATCACCGTTGTCCctttgtgtaaacggggcctaattACACTAGTAGGGGACTGTTGATGAGGGACAGGTGAAAACAATTAAGGTGAGTGAGGACAATCAGAGAGACGAGAAACCTAAGGACAGGGAATGAAATAATCAATTAAGGGGGCGAGTTGGACAGATCTATCCAACATATTGTACATGTAGTAGGGCATTGACTTTtggccaaaaatcatattcgaagtttgtttgtttattaatattaatattcgaatatttattaataatattttgaccattaaataccTTCAGCAAGACCTATATGGTATCAAACTTGAGTTGTATATgttttgtccaccagagggcagtgTATCAGTCAACGTCTAGGCACGGCAGGCAACGATGTTTTCAgaaccttttatttatttaaggtaaaacacaaactgtgtatgcatcaaaataaagataaatgaGCAATCAAAGTCAAATAAGCCAGTTAGGCTAAACTGAAAAGACAAAATAAAGGTaggccaaaaaaaacaacaacatcctaCCAGCCATTAACGAACGGCCCATTGCCAAATTGTATCGCTCACATAAACTGCAGCCAGCCTGATCTTTATTTGGCAGCAGACTTTAAGTTATtcgccaaaaaaaaaacaggtgaTTCACATGTTCTGGCTCTAGGGAAGAGCGTTGCTTTGAGACGATGTTCCCCGCGGTGGAAAACTCCGGGGGTACTTGGGGCTTCTCTCCTTCCACCAGTACAGGGGGTTGCTGTCAGACGGGGGTGGGGGCTCATTGTTGTAGgcaatcatttctcttttgatCACATCTTCACTCGGTCTAactgttaaaaataaattaatttgcTACgttttatactgcactttatttttttcaatgcagGGCTATACATGGCGAGTTTGAGTTGTTATGAAAGGCACTCGATAATTGAAACGTTTAGTATTATTTCTTATTGAATATCATAATTATTACCTGCTCCGGCCGAATTTTGGCAGTAAACATCGCCAAAGAGGTCCCCCATCGCACTAAGAGCATTATTTTCCTTGCGCTGCTGTGGCGCCGTAGTGGTGGCATTCTCCTCTTGGCTTTCCACGCCTGTCTCCTCGCTGAGGTCTGCAAGCTCCCTCTGAACCTTATCTCGCACTGCCTGCCGCGATTCTTGTTCCAAATGAACCAGCCGGTGGAAACGGGGGTCGAGGTAGCTGGCTGTGTTCAGTAGCAAGAGTGCATCTTTGTTGGGGCCATATCGCGCCTTCAGATCAGTTGACAACATGGTTTTCATCTGTCTCAGTCCTGCCGGGTCCTCGGTGGagggctttagttgtgtcagaAGCACATACTGCAGGGGAAGGACCGCTGATGCTGTTGGGTAGTCTTCTGTTGACAGCGCCTGGGTGGCTACTTTGAACGGCTGCAGCACGTCTTTCACCTGCCGGACAAACACATATTTAATCACAAACTCATTCTAGCGCCACTAACATTAGATAGCTAGCTGC is a window of Gadus macrocephalus chromosome 8, ASM3116895v1 DNA encoding:
- the LOC132462518 gene encoding zinc finger BED domain-containing protein 4-like translates to MRNVVLDTSELHTAVNVSTCIDSILQEFQVARESVLAITTDNATNYVNAVERYLRITDILCMAHTINLAARKGLSERSVATAVRRLKAAAQHFKHSPTDSYLLEAKQKLLSLKPVQLINDCATRWNSTYDMICRAADQQAPVAAVIMEKKLSRLELSSVEWTLMEKVKDVLQPFKVATQALSTEDYPTASAVLPLQYVLLTQLKPSTEDPAGLRQMKTMLSTDLKARYGPNKDALLLLNTASYLDPRFHRLVHLEQESRQAVRDKVQRELADLSEETGVESQEENATTTAPQQRKENNALSAMGDLFGDVYCQNSAGAATPCTGGRREAPSTPGVFHRGEHRLKATLFPRARTCFSSL